From the genome of Sporomusa sphaeroides DSM 2875:
TTTAGTGTGTTCAACGGATACACAGAAAGCAATGGCCCGCTTGCCTGGAAGAAACCTTTCGTAGTGCTGGATTGCATCACCGGTAATATGGCTTTTAGCGACAGCCTGGAATAGTTCTCCCTTGGCATAATCACCAGCAAGTGTAGGTACACTGTCCAGATTCATTACTTGAGGCGGGGCCAGGTATTTGTATCTGCATAAGAATCCCCATTCCATCAATTGCCGGATAGACGGTCCCTGTACCATTACGTCATAACAATCTGACATGGGCTCGCCGGAAAGTCTTTTCGGGGTAGCGCTAAGGCCGATTATAATGGAGTCATTTTCATAATAATAATCAGCAATTTCACTCCATGTGCGGCTTTTTTGGTGCTGAGCTTCGTCGACTATCAATATTTTAGGAATTGGAATTTTGGCTAGTCGCCGTCTCAGGGTTCCCACACTGGCTACTTGCATTAGCAGTGATGTGTCTTGCGCTATCCCTGCTTTTATAATGCCGTGCGGGACAGATATCCGGTCCAGTGTATTACTTGCTTGTTTTACTAATTCCGTCCGGTGGGCCATCATACAGGCTCTGTAACCGTTGCTTATAGTGCCTTTAAGGATAAAAGATGCAATTGCTGTTTTGCCGCCCCCACAGGCAAGTTGTATTAATATACGGCGCTGGCCATCTTTGATTTGTTCGCGGACTTTATTGATTATTTGTTGCTGGTAATCTCGCAATTTAAATGCCGTTATTTATACCTCCCTTACGGGAGAGCGCGGATACCCCGCGCTCCTGGTAGTCTCTTAGCTGCATAGGCTAAAACGGCATCTCTTCCTCGGGGAATTTGTCGTTGCCGAACGCAGATTGATTAGTTGCGGCCTGTGTCTGGGCTACCGGCTTTTCAACAATCCGTCTCAGGTTTTTAAATTGGCCGTTATTGCCTGACTTTAATTCGATCTCAACGGTTTGACCAACAAGCCCTTTCATAATGTTTTCAAGATTGGCGGATGTCGGAGTAAAGCCTAAGTATTTGAAGTCATCAGTAGCTCGACGCACAGCTTTTTTATTGTCCTCGCTGTTGTCGTTTTTATAAAACGCTCGGTCAATCCAGATATGACTTCCTTTTTGTTCACCATCAATAACCTTAAGTTCCCAATGAACCTTGTCTTTCGTTTGGTCTTTGGTTTTACCAAACTCGCACTTTATTACTTCAGCCTGATATTTACCATCCGGTAAATCATCGGCAAATTGCTTTACCTCTTGTCCTGCTGCTTCATCCCAAATATCTTTAAAACTCATGTTTGTACCTTCTTTCTTCGGCTCTTGGCCGATAAATATTCCGTTTGGGCAGGGTTCTCCTGGCCCTAAATCATCGGGACATTCTCCCCCATAGTTCAGTAATCCTGGGCAGTTTGTTGGACATACCCATCTTTCATCGCTGATCATGCAGGCATTAACTCAGTATAATGAATAATTTTATCGACTTTCTTAGTTGCCCGGCAGTACTCGCACCGCTCGCACCTGACAGGCGGTTCCTTGCCTGCCTTTACCGCAATAATCCGCGGCATGTTTTCCCGGATTTTATTTAACTCCTCCTGCACTCGGTCATGATCCGTCAGGTCGATGATTGCATGGTCAGGAACCTTTTCCTTTGACACGGCGATGCAGTAAAAGTCTCGCCAATTGTCCCGGCCTCGGGCAATTCTCTCAACTTCGGAGTAAACAGCAACCTGAATCATATACTGCCATTCCTCAATAAAAGATACATATTTTCTGATCTCATCGGACCAGACATGCTCGGTGATTGACTTAGTTGTTTTTAGGTCCAGCAGGTAATTTAATCCTGGATTATCAACGTCAATTTTTACTTTCCATGGGATGCCGAACATTTCGGCGGTTAAGATAATTTCTTTGCGCCCCTGCAGGTAAAACATAACTTTGGGATCATTAGCCAGGCAGGCAATCATTTCATCAGCATGCCGGTACTCGGACTTTAATTCTCCCTTGGTAGGGCCCTTTGACGAAATAATCTCCGGATGGTCACAGATGAATTTTTCTAATGCATCCGGACCCTCTGCCCAGCAGTGCACATATTGGCCTACAAGCAGGGCTGTTTTATCTTCGGGCTCATATTCGCCTTTCAGATTCGCTAGCGTGGCGGCTTCGCAGGAGATCCAATTTTTATATTGGCTGACAGACATATAATGCAAGTTCGCGGCTTGGCTATGGTAATTTCCAGCGGTTAACTGCATATTCGCATTTCCTTCAGCAATTTGCAGAAATACTCGGCAGCTGCAGGACCATATTCTGCTGGCTCGCCATACTCGGCAGCAAAAGACTCCGGATTTTCTTCATATCGCCTCATCCATTCAGTGAAAACTGCCGCCATTTGCTCTTTAGTTAAGTTCATAAATACACCTCATTTCTTATCGAAGTAACATGCC
Proteins encoded in this window:
- a CDS encoding DEAD/DEAH box helicase; its protein translation is MRDYQQQIINKVREQIKDGQRRILIQLACGGGKTAIASFILKGTISNGYRACMMAHRTELVKQASNTLDRISVPHGIIKAGIAQDTSLLMQVASVGTLRRRLAKIPIPKILIVDEAQHQKSRTWSEIADYYYENDSIIIGLSATPKRLSGEPMSDCYDVMVQGPSIRQLMEWGFLCRYKYLAPPQVMNLDSVPTLAGDYAKGELFQAVAKSHITGDAIQHYERFLPGKRAIAFCVSVEHTKQVAKQFCDAGVPAEAVDGNTPDEEREAAMERFRRGETLVLVNVELYTEGADIPNCEGVIMLRPTQSLSLYIQMVGRALRPDPDNPFKIATILDHCGNVFHHDLPDADRVWTLESEVKSRRKGEAAKVFIRQCPCCYYAHKPAPVCPECGYQYQISERQLAEEAGELEEFIAREKKQLRQEVGRARTIDELKRIAKERNYEPSWVFIQAKLKNIRR
- a CDS encoding DUF669 domain-containing protein; amino-acid sequence: MISDERWVCPTNCPGLLNYGGECPDDLGPGEPCPNGIFIGQEPKKEGTNMSFKDIWDEAAGQEVKQFADDLPDGKYQAEVIKCEFGKTKDQTKDKVHWELKVIDGEQKGSHIWIDRAFYKNDNSEDNKKAVRRATDDFKYLGFTPTSANLENIMKGLVGQTVEIELKSGNNGQFKNLRRIVEKPVAQTQAATNQSAFGNDKFPEEEMPF
- a CDS encoding PD-(D/E)XK nuclease-like domain-containing protein; the encoded protein is MQLTAGNYHSQAANLHYMSVSQYKNWISCEAATLANLKGEYEPEDKTALLVGQYVHCWAEGPDALEKFICDHPEIISSKGPTKGELKSEYRHADEMIACLANDPKVMFYLQGRKEIILTAEMFGIPWKVKIDVDNPGLNYLLDLKTTKSITEHVWSDEIRKYVSFIEEWQYMIQVAVYSEVERIARGRDNWRDFYCIAVSKEKVPDHAIIDLTDHDRVQEELNKIRENMPRIIAVKAGKEPPVRCERCEYCRATKKVDKIIHYTELMPA